One window from the genome of Myripristis murdjan chromosome 6, fMyrMur1.1, whole genome shotgun sequence encodes:
- the c6h15orf61 gene encoding uncharacterized protein C15orf61 homolog encodes MEVLRKVHNVFLKIVLFPSTVGKTRPRPAASEVLTCHLLQRKLPPWTSYCVRYSAVNNDQFGLSNFNWSVQGANYQILRTGCFPFIKYHCTKAPPQNLDFENRFFSMLKVINLGIPSLAYGIGCWLVVGAAETVQTSAGPVTVYFAYKEDEGAQY; translated from the exons ATGGAGGTTTTGAGGAAGGTTCATAACGTGTTCCTTAAGATTGTCCTGTTTCCAAGCACGGTTGGCAAGACAAGACCTCGTCCCGCAGCCTCCGAGGTGCTGACATGCCACCTGCTGCAGAGGAAACTGCCTCCATGGACCTCCTACTGTGTTCGCTACAGTGCCGTGAACAACGACCAGTTTGGACTGTCTAATTTTAACTGGAGCGTCCAGGGAGCCAACTACCAAATACTGAGAACAGGCTGCTTCCCCTTTATTAAATATCACTGTACTAAAGCACCTCCACAGAACCTGGACTTTGAGAACAGGTTTTTCTCCATGTTGAAAGTCATCAATCTAG GTATCCCCTCATTAGCATATGGAATTGGTTGCTGGCTGGTGGTGGGGGCTGCAGAAACGGTGCAGACCAGTGCTGGACCAGTCACCGTCTATTT